A single Brucella intermedia LMG 3301 DNA region contains:
- the pyrF gene encoding orotidine-5'-phosphate decarboxylase → MTTTDLRDQLIVGLDVPTITEAEKVVEELGDAVSFYKIGYQLVFAGGLDFAKSLVAAKKKVFLDMKLLDIDNTIAKGVENVAKMGVSMLTLHAYPKAMRAAVEAARGSNLCLLGVTVLTSMDNADLREAGYSDDAETLVLKRARQAREAGMGGIVASAVEAAAIRQAVGPDMAVVTPGIRPAGSEKGDQKRVMTPADALKAGASHLVVARPIVGAADRNAAALAILEEMRSVA, encoded by the coding sequence GCGGAGAAGGTAGTCGAAGAGTTGGGAGACGCCGTTTCCTTCTACAAGATCGGCTACCAGCTCGTATTCGCGGGCGGTCTCGATTTCGCAAAAAGCCTTGTCGCGGCGAAGAAAAAAGTCTTCCTCGACATGAAGCTCCTCGATATCGACAATACCATTGCGAAGGGCGTCGAAAATGTCGCGAAAATGGGCGTTTCCATGCTCACGCTTCATGCCTACCCGAAAGCGATGCGGGCAGCAGTGGAAGCCGCAAGGGGATCGAACCTTTGCCTCCTGGGCGTTACGGTTCTGACCTCAATGGACAATGCGGATCTGCGGGAAGCCGGATATTCCGACGATGCGGAAACGCTGGTGCTGAAGCGGGCCCGTCAGGCGCGCGAGGCGGGCATGGGCGGCATCGTCGCTTCTGCCGTGGAGGCTGCAGCCATCCGTCAGGCGGTCGGCCCGGACATGGCCGTCGTCACGCCGGGCATTCGTCCAGCCGGTTCGGAAAAGGGCGACCAGAAACGGGTCATGACACCTGCCGACGCATTGAAAGCCGGAGCCAGCCATCTGGTCGTCGCACGCCCGATTGTCGGCGCGGCTGATCGGAACGCGGCGGCCCTTGCCATTCTGGAAGAAATGCGCTCGGTTGCATGA
- a CDS encoding SMP-30/gluconolactonase/LRE family protein, which translates to MTVVRTTLFADHVAELGEGPGYDPLSGNVWWFDILGQKLIEKNWDSGETHVHALGMKASALAVIDRDRQLIVSEHGLFIRERANGRLTLHHPLEADNEVTRSNDARVHPSGSFWIGTMGKKAEPDAGSIWWYREGQVKKLFSGITITNSICFSPDGKIAYFADTDRNIIWRVDADPETGLPVSDKSVFHHRTEEGGVDGSVVDAEGTLWNACWGGRSLNAYSPQGRLIRSVPLPVGQPSCPAFVGPDATALIVTSAHEGLDDEARRSDPHAGKVLLLDLTVAGRHDPPVRL; encoded by the coding sequence GTGACCGTTGTTAGAACTACGCTGTTTGCCGACCATGTAGCAGAACTGGGCGAAGGCCCCGGCTATGATCCCTTGAGCGGAAATGTCTGGTGGTTCGACATTCTCGGCCAGAAACTGATCGAGAAGAACTGGGACAGCGGCGAAACCCACGTCCATGCGCTCGGCATGAAAGCGAGCGCTCTCGCCGTGATCGACCGCGACCGGCAGTTGATCGTCAGCGAACATGGCCTGTTCATTCGTGAGCGCGCCAACGGGCGCCTCACCCTTCACCATCCGCTTGAAGCAGACAATGAAGTCACCCGCTCCAACGACGCGCGCGTGCATCCTTCGGGATCGTTCTGGATCGGCACGATGGGCAAAAAAGCCGAACCCGATGCAGGCTCCATCTGGTGGTATCGCGAAGGTCAGGTGAAAAAGCTGTTTTCCGGCATCACGATCACCAATTCGATCTGCTTTTCCCCTGACGGAAAGATCGCCTATTTTGCCGATACGGATCGCAACATCATCTGGCGGGTTGATGCGGACCCCGAAACCGGATTGCCGGTATCCGACAAAAGCGTCTTCCACCACCGAACCGAAGAGGGCGGTGTCGATGGCTCGGTCGTTGATGCCGAAGGTACGCTGTGGAATGCCTGCTGGGGCGGCAGATCGCTCAATGCCTATTCACCGCAAGGCCGCCTGATCCGCTCCGTTCCACTGCCTGTGGGCCAGCCATCGTGCCCAGCTTTCGTCGGGCCGGATGCGACGGCGCTGATCGTGACGAGCGCCCATGAAGGCCTGGACGATGAGGCCCGCCGGTCCGATCCCCATGCCGGAAAGGTGTTACTGCTTGATCTCACAGTTGCCGGACGGCACGATCCGCCGGTTCGGCTTTGA
- a CDS encoding DUF1330 domain-containing protein: protein MTKAYWIARVDVRDPERYKDYVSTAKPAFERYGANFIARGGKAEAVEGPGRARNVIIEFETMQHALDCYNSPEYQAAKAIRQTVADGEIIIVEGV from the coding sequence ATGACCAAAGCTTACTGGATTGCCCGCGTGGACGTCCGTGATCCCGAGCGATACAAGGACTATGTGTCGACGGCGAAACCGGCATTCGAGCGTTATGGGGCAAATTTCATCGCACGCGGCGGCAAGGCTGAAGCCGTTGAAGGGCCGGGTCGCGCCCGCAATGTGATCATCGAATTCGAGACCATGCAGCACGCGCTCGATTGCTACAATTCTCCGGAATATCAGGCGGCGAAGGCGATCCGGCAGACAGTCGCCGACGGCGAGATCATCATCGTCGAAGGTGTTTAG